The Treponema succinifaciens DSM 2489 region CCGGCAAAAAACGGTTTGTAATGTAGCGGTTTGAAAGAACTGCCGCACTGACCAAAGCCTCATCGTTAATTCTAACTCCGTGATGAATTTCATACTTGTCGCGAAGTCCACGCAAAATGGCGATTGTATCCTCAACGGTCGGCTCGGCGCAGTAAACCTGCTGGAATCTTCGTTCAAGGGCGGCATCTTTTTCAATGTACTTGCGGTACTCGTCAAGAGTTGTGGCACCAATAACATGGATTTCGCCACGGCTCAAAGCCGGCTTCAACAAATTCGAAGCGTCCATAGAACCTTCGCTTGCACCAGCACCAACAATCGTGTGAAGCTCATCGATGAACAGAATTATCTGACCTTCAGATTTTGTAACTTCAGTGATTACGGCTTTTAGCCTCTCTTCAAATTCACCTCGGAATTTCGCTCCGGCAACAAGGCTTCCCATATCAAGCGAAAGAAGGCGTTTGTTTTTAAGGCTTTCCGGAACATCACCGCTTGCAATTCTGCGTGCAAGACCTTCTACAATCGCGGTTTTACCAACACCAGGTTCACCTATCAGAACAGGATTGTTCTTTGTTCGGCGACACAAAACCTGCATTACACGCCGGATTTCCTCATCACGGCCGATAACTGGGTCAATTTTGTCCTGACGCGCACGTGCTGTTAAATCCGTGCAGTACTTTTCAAGAGAACGCATTTTGCTTTCAGGATCTTGGGAATCAATGCTCTGATTTCCGCGCACGGACTTCAAGGCTTCAAGAACTGTATTCCTGTCGCATCCTGATTTTCTCAAAAGCTCACCAACATTGTCATCAGCCTGAATCATCGCAAGAAAAACGTGTTCAGTAGAAAGAAACTGGTCTTTTAAAGAAGCCATTTCCTTTTCTGCCTTGGCAAGAACTTTCTGCGCGCTAGAAGACAAAGACATTTGAGTCTGGCCTTTTACTACAGGATATTTGTCCAATAAGTTTTCAAGATTTTTTTGCAAAGAAGAAGGCTGAAGTCCAATCCGTTCAACTAACGGCGGAATCATTCCGTCTTTTTGGTTAAGCATGGCATACAAAAGATGCTCATTGCCTATTTCGCTATGGTCTCTTTGCTGGGCCAAGCTGCTTGCGCTTTGCAGCGCATCTTGCATTTTTAATGTCATCTGTTCGTAGTTCATAAATTTCCTCTAAAAAGGAATATACAAATTTCCGAACTAAAAATCAAATTTTTTTTAAAGATTATTTTTCAGCTGTTTCAAGGTTGCCGTATTCGCAGATGCACTTGAGGATTTCGGCCTGCTCCAAAAGCTCAAGGTTTTTCTTCATTTTTTTGTACAACTTGAATTTTCCAGTTCCAGAGCCGCTTGCAAGAATACGCATAACTTTTCTTCCGCCGGCAGAACTTTCAAAATCGCGCAGAGACATATCCTTTGTGTTGCAGAAAATATCAATGTCAATTACATAACGCCTGTCATGGACACTAACAGACCAATGCAGTTTAAGACCTTCTTCTTCCGTCCCGTTCATTTCCTGGCAGTCAAAGCTTATCTGCTTTTTTTTCAGCTTGTTTGCATGAAATTCAATGTTTTTTCCTTCAATTGAAACAAGCACTGAAACTTTATTCTTGTATTCGCCCTGAACCGCAAAAACAGAAGCGTCCAAAAGCCGCCCGGAAATTTCGCTTGTAAAATTTGAAGAGCTTAAATGGAAATATGGAGAAGAAAAATCCCTGCCCCAGTTTTTATCATAATATCCAAAGGAATTCCGCGGATTCACATTGTATTCTTCGTTGTTGAAAATGATTGTGCCGGAAAAATCAGTCTTGCCACCAAGAACAGCCCAGTTTATGTCTTTTGCTCTGTAGTCTGAAGAAAACGAAATTCTCCGTGAAAACTTTAAATTCCAAGACATAGTGCCGGAACTTCCCATATATTCCGGGTGAGCGCGCAAGTCTTCGTCTGTAACTTTTATTGCACCGGAAGTGTAATCGTGCGACAAAATGCAGGCCGGCAATTCTTCCTGTTTGGCTGAAATTATATATTCGCTTTTTTTTGCTGAAAGGATTTCAGGCGGAAAATAAGAATTCATCTGGTTTGCGCTTGCAGAAAGAACTCCGGCTTTTATCATAAAAAATGAAGGCGAAACATAAGTTTGAGAAGTGAAATTTTTTGCAGTTTCAGAACCTGGCAAAACATACTGAAAATCTTCCGTAGACTTATTAAAGCGGTTTTTAAATCCAAGCACACATTCTTTGGGAGACAAGGCAGGATTCACAGCATAGAATTCAATGAAGAAAGTCTTTTCTTCGCCGGAAACCGAACTTACAGCATTTGTAACAAGCCGCCAGCGATCAAAACCATTTTTCTTAAGGGAACCTTTTAGTTGTAGTTTTTCATTACGGCAAATTTTTTTTGCAGCCATATATCTTCCCACCAAAAACAAGACACAGCCAGCTCTAAAAAAAGCACGGCATTTTTGGGCAAACCTAAATAATTTTACAAAGATTGCCTTAGGTTTATTTTCGGCAGGAAGCGATGTTTATTTAAATATTTTCTTTAGAGAATCTTTGAATTCAGAATTGTCTAGCGGAAAGTGCTGCTCCAAAAATTCAAAGCAGTTTTGAGCGCCGCGCTGAACGTGCTCATACCAAATTGAATAAAGCTCCGGCTCTATTTTTTCGCTAGGGAAAGGTGCGCCCTGAACATCAGAAACAAGCTGTCTCATCAACTTTGTTAATTCTTCTACGTTTTTGTTGGTCATTTTTTTCCTTCATTTTTGCAAAAGCATATAATGTCTTATTATTATAGTGAAATCTTTATTATTTTTCCACTTATTTTTTTAATTTTATCAGAAATCATGTCTTTTCCGCAGATTGCGACTTTTTTTCCGCAGAACACAGCGTTTTTGTAACAGCAGACTGACTTTTCAATATCACTTTTTTTTAGGCTCAGCAGATTTTTTATTCTGATTTTATCAAGGGAAAGGGAAATTCCATAAAGACATCGCATAAGCCCAGTTCCGCCTCTCATTGCCGGCGTGTACGGCTCGATTTCATCTGAATAAACTCCGGCAATCGCTTTTTTTATATCATCAAAAGAAAATTCATCTTTTTCAAGAAGCGGAAGCTTTTCTTCAAAATATCCAAGCGAATCAAAAGGCTTTGGATCGCGATATGTGGCAAAGCAAGTTGTGCCGCTTGAGCTTTGAACAGAAAGGAAAACACCGTAAGCTCCTCCGCTAGTTCTAATCTGCTTCCATAAGTCGGAAGTTTCAAGCAGATGTGAAAAAACTGTGTCCGCCATGATTTCTTTTTCTTTTTCACCAGAACTTTTTACAGCGGCAGAAGCAAAGCCTATGTTCCCCGGCACAACAAAAACTTCATCCACGCAAGGATTTTTTTCGCAGTAAATTTTTCCTGCAATCTCTGTCTGCTTAAAAAATTCCTTGTCAGAAACTTTCTTCTTCGGCTTTGGAAATTCAAGGCAAAGATTTTTTACAAGAAAAGCAAATCCTTTTTTGGCCGCAGCAATTCCTGAGATTCCGGCTGTTACATGAAAAAGGGAGCCGCTTGAGATTATTTTTTTATAAATCGATTCAAGCTTTTCAGAAATTTCAGAAAGCTTCATTTTTTTTATTTCATTTATCGCAAAGACAGAAGTAAGTCCGTCCTTAATTTCTTGAACAGCGCACGAACGGTTTAAAAGCCTGCAAGATCTAAGCATTGCAAAATAATGTCCGCCGGGAACAACAGACGCATTTAAACTGGAGCACAAGCCGTTTACAATTGTCTTGAGTCTTGGCTTGTCTAAAAAATCAATTGAAGAAATAATTTCACTTGCAAAGTCAAAGGCTTGCGCGGATTTTTCTTCTATAAATTTAAAATGAATCACAAGCCACTCGCGGCCAATTATAAGAGGATTTTCTTCAGCAAGTTTTTTGGAATATTCTGGAACTTTTGCGCTTCGTATATAAGCTCCAAAATCACCCATAATTCTGTCAGAATACGAGATTGTTTCTTCCCAAGACCTTTTTTTTGTTCCAAGTCCTGAAATGCAGCTGGAAAGCAAAGGAAGAAATTTGTAGTCCGCAGGATCAAGCCGGTCAACAGGAAAAGAAACAGAAGCATAGACAATTCCATTGCAGGCTTCCTGATTTACGTAGAAAGGAATTTTTTCACACAAAGTTTTGCGTGTTTCAATTTTTTCAGCAGGATTTTCAAGTTCTTCAATATTAACAGCAGGAATCAAATTTTCATTTTCTGAGCCAGCTTGAAATGCGTGAAGTTTTTCAAGTGAAAGAAAAACGTTCCTTTTCCCGATTTTTTTATAAAGGCAAGATGCAAGTTTTTTTTCTTTTTCGGCTCTGTCAAGGCTCCATTTTTCTGACGGTGAAACTGTTACTAAAGTTTTATTTTTATTTTCAACAAAGAACTTTCTTATAAGATTTTTTAGATATTCCGGCTCATCTTTTATTTTTTTCTTTATCTGTTCAAATGATTCAATAAAAGCAAGCGCATCTTTCGGATTTGCTCCATAAGTCCAGGAACGCAAAACACGCTTAAGAAGAACAAGCGAATACGGTCCATGAGATGGAGACCTTTTCACTTCCCTTATTGAAAAATCAAAGCTCATAAAACTGCGCTCAATGTCTTCTTCTTTTATTCCATTTTTAACAATAGACTTCATAGCGTCACCAATGCAATCCTGAAATTCCTGCGCCTGCTCAGGCTTAAGCCCGTTCACGCCGATTGCTATGGAAAAAAATCTTGAGCTTATGCTGCATCCAGTTTGCGGCGCAATATCACAGCCTTTAAATTTGTTCAGCAAAAGTTTTATCACTGGTGCAGAATCGTTTCCCAAAAGAAGCTCGGACAAAAAGCTTATTTCCATTGGCAGTGAAAAAAGATTTTCATTTTCCGCGGAATCTCCGATTTTCCAAACTAAAGCCGTTGTATTTTTTGAATTCTCTGCAGGACCAAAAGCGTCAATCCGCTTCTTCATTTTTACACAAGAATTTTCAGAAGCAAATGAATATTTTTCGCCGGGAGATTTTATGCTTTTTATTACATTTTCATCAAGAAAATCAAGCTGATCTTCTGTCGGAATGTTTCCATATAAAAAAACAAGGCAGTTTGCCGCGCAGTAATATTTTTTATGAAACTCTCTAAACCGCTCGTAAGACAAAGTTGGAATTTCCAAAGGGTCTCCGCCGGAATCTTTTTCGTATCCAGTGCCAAGAACAGAAGCATTTAAAACCGCGTCAGTCGCAACAGAATTAAAAGACGAATAGTTCCCCTTCATCTCGTTAAAGACAACTCCCTGAATTACAGAATTTCCGTTTTGGTCGGTTTCGATTCTCCAGCCTTCCTGCAAAAAAGTTTCAACATTTAAAATCGGAAAAAAAACAGCATCCGCATAGACAGACATCAAATTAAAATAATCAGTCTTTATAAGAGAGCTTGCCGGAAAAACAGTTCTGTCTTTTGCAGTGTAGGCGTTAAGGTAAGTGTTTATACTTTGGTTTCTAAGCTGAAGAAACGGATCTTTTATCGGGAATTTTTTTGAGCCACACAAAACACTGTGCTCAATAATATGCGCAACTCCAGTGCTGTCTTTGCAAGGAGTTCTAAAGGCGAATGCAAAAAGATTTTCTTCATCGTTGTTCAGAATGTGAAAAACTTCCAAGCCGGATTTTTTATGCCGCAAGAAAATTCCTTCTGAATCGTAATATGGAATTTTAAATACATCCAGAACTTCAAAGCCTTTGTAAACATCATCTTTTTTCATACATAAACCTCGCCTTCATCTCTTCCTGAAACACGCAAATCTCCGTTTTCCCAAGCGCGCCTAAGAACGGAATAAAACGATGAAGTCATTTTTTCACTGTCGGATTTTGTCAAATGATGAATCATGCTTTCTTCATCAAGAATAACGCGTCTTCTGTTCTTGGAAACATTCGAAAGAATTTTTTCTCTAAACGCATCATTTTTTCCATAAATCAAAACTGCAATGTCGCGGTCTTCCATGTCATGCAGATAATTCTGAATAAACCTGTCGTCCGAGCCGATAACATCTTCTTCTGTAAAAAGCCGTTTGCGCAAGTCCTCGCCAAGTTCCGGGTCCTGCTCGCTCAATGTATTGATAATTGAATTTTCCACGGAAGGATTCATTCGTTTTAAAATCTGGGCAAGAACTCCGCGTCCATCCATGTTCTGTGAATTTTCCGTGTTCTGGGTAAGAAGCTTTTCGTGCAGGCTCCTGTCAATTTCCGCAAGGACCTCAGGAGCAACCGGCTTCATTTTTGCAAGACGCAGGACAATCTTTTTTTTATCATCAACGTCCATTAAGTTTATGACTTTTGCGGCTTTTTTAGGCTCAATCTGCGAAAGAACAAGCGACTTTACAGCATCAGATTCTCCGTCAATCAAAACTTTTATCCGTTCAGCATTCGCATCCGAAAGATAATCAAAAGGTTTTCCGTCCGGATACTTTACAGATTTTTTGAGCATATCCTCTGCTTTTTCAGAACCGTAAGCCTTGGTCAAAATATTCCGCGCAGTTTCAAGTCCGCCTTCTTCCCTCGCCTTTTCAACAAGAGATTCAAATTCCTCAAGGATCGAAGCTGACTCTTCCGGCGTGATTTTTTGAATTGAAGCGATTTCTGGAATTATTTTTTCTGTCTGCTCTTCTGTCAAATGCGGAAGAATTTTTGCAGCCTCGTCAATTCCGACTATCACAAGAAATTTTGCAACTCTTCTATATATACTGTCTTTTTCTGTTGAAGAAGCTGGAATCTTTACAAGCCCACCGCTCGTAAGATTTTTTGCCGCGTTTTTCACATCGTCTGAAGTCGCTGATTTTTTCTTTTCAAACCAAGTTCCAGTTTTTGCCGCAATTTTTGCCTGCTCGATGTTTTGCCTTTCCGCATTCTCTTTGTTCTGCTTTTCAATTCGGTCTATCGCTGAATTTACATTTTCAAAAACCGGCTTATGGACAAGTTTTTTATTCTGACCGGCTCCAGCTGAATAAGCGTTAAGCCTGTAATCTTCTAAATTCATAGAAACATTTTAATTTATGATATGATTTTTTTCAATTTGAATGTAATATTTTTTTCTGAAAACTATGTAACTCTTTGCAAAATTTGTTTATTATTTTAGTAAAGAAATTTTTAGCATAGAAAACTTCAAAAATCAGGAGGTTTTAGTTTAATATGAAAAACTTAGTAAAAAAAATTGCGTATATAGCCGGAGCCGCAGTAATGGCAGCCGGAATATTTTCGCTTTCATGCAAAGTAAACAAAGGCTCTGCAAACGTCGCTTTTGCAGAAACTCCAGCCGCGCAAATTCCGCAGGACTCATTGGCAGTCACTCAGGCTTTACAGGACTCGTTCCGCTCAATAACTTCCCAAGTGCTTCCAGCCGTTGTAGAAGTTGATGTAAAGGAAACAACAAAAGTAAAAACATTTTCTCCATTTAAAGACCTTCCATTTTTCTTTGGAATTCCACGCGATGAAGAAGAAGGAGACGGAACAAAAGAACTTGAGCAGTCTGCGCTTGGTTCCGGCGTAATTGTAAGAAGAACAGGCAACACAGTCTATGTTCTTACAAACAACCACGTTGTAGGAAACGCGACTTCAATAAAAATCAAACTTAACGATGAGCGTGAATTTGAAGGAAAACTCGTCGGAAAAGATGAGCGCATGGACATTGCTCTTGTTTCATTTGAAAGCAGCGACAAGTCAATTGCAATTGCAAAGCTCGGAGACAGCAACACAATTCATCAGGGAGACATCGTTCTTGCACTTGGAAGTCCTCTTGGATATTTTGCTTCTGTAACACAGGGAATTGTAAGCGCGACAGGCAGAAGTGGAGGACAAATCGGCTCAATCAGCGACTTTATCCAGACTGACGCGGCAATCAACCAGGGAAACTCAGGAGGTCCTCTTGTAAATATTCAGGGAGAAGTAATCGGGATAAACACTTGGATTGCTTCAAATTCCGGTGGCTCTCAGGGGCTTGGATTTTCAATTCCAATAAACAACATCAAGGAATCAATAAACCAGTTCATTGACAAAGGAAAAATAACTTACGGATGGGTTGGAATCAGTCTCGTTGAAATTACAGATGAGTACAAAGAGCAGCTCGGAATAGACAAAAAACAGCAGGGTGCGCTTGCAAGTCAGGTATTCCTCGACGGCCCTGCGTATAAAGGCGGAATTCTTCCGGGCGACTTTATAATCGGACTGAACGGACATGACATAAAATCCGTAGACCAGCTTATCCGCGAAATAGGAGGCATTCCGGCAGGAAAAACAACAACTGTAAAAGTTCTGCGCGGAAAAACAACAAAGGAAATTTTTGTAAAAATTGACGAGCGCAACGAAGAAGTTACTGCAAACGACACAAAGCTCTGGCCAGGATTTGTAGCATCTCCGCTTACTCCAGATTTACGAAAGCGGCTTAACATTGAAAAAGAAAAAGTTGAAGGCGTTGTAGTTGCAAGAGTATTTGAAAAATCTCCTGCCGCAGCATTGAGACTTCAGGAAGGCGACATTATCTGCGCTGTAAACGACAAGAAAGTTTCAAATCTTGAAGAATTCTATGCGGCTTTGGACACCAATTCAAAGAAAGAAATATGGTACGATGTATACAGCAATGGACACGTTGTAACAACAGCAAGATACAAAATCGGAAAGTAAAGAAAAAAATTCTTCTTGCTTAAAAATGCATAAAAATGCCACGCCACTTGACGCGGCATTTTTTGTTTGTATAAAAAACAATTTTCTGAAAAAATTATCTTTTTTTTTTAGAAATAAATGTAACCAAAACAAGTGATTTATGTTGTTATTATTGAAAGACAAGAGACCTCCTTTCTTCATAAGAACTCCTTTTTCAAGCTCCAGCGGGTGCTGGGGCTTGTTTTTTTACAGAGCGTTGCAAGATTAAATTACCTTTACACAACTTTTCTTCACAAATATAATATCCGCCATGTCTGTACTGGAATTGTTTATTTTGGCTGTAGGATTAAGCATGGACGCATTTGCAGTTTCAATTTGCAAGGGACTGGCTGCTGCGAAGAAAGTTTCTATCAAGGAAATGTGCATTGCAGGCGTCTGGTTCGGCGGATTTCAGGCTTTGATGCCATTTTTAGGCTGGATTCTAGGCTCAAGATTTAAATATTATATAGAAAACTTTGACCATTGGATTGCATTTCTTCTTTTAGTTGCAATTGGCGCAAATATGCTCCGGGAAGCTTTTTCTGATGAATGTGAAAAAGTTGACAATTCATTTGCCTTAAAAACAATGTTTGTAATGGCGGTCGCCACAAGCATAGACGCGCTTGCAGTCGGAATAACATTCGGACTTTTACTTGACAGTTGGAAAGAAATAATCCTTGCAAGCCTTTTTATCTGCTCAATAACATTCTGCTTTTCCGCAGCTGGAGTAAAAATCGGAAGCGTATTCGGAAATAAGTACGAAAAAAAGGCAGAAATTGCAGGCGGAATAATTTTAATCTTAATCGGAATAAAAATACTTTTAAATCATCTTGGAATTTTATAGTTCAATATTGCATTAAAGAATTTTATAGTCAAGACCTTCATCCGACTCAAAAATCTTTACAGAGCAACTTTCCATCGTAACATTTTCGCAAAAATCCGCAATATTCATCGCACAAGGAGAAAGCAAATCGTCCGGGTTGTAAGAAGTCTCAACAATGCTTTCTTCATTTTCACTTGCAAGCCGACTAAAAGCTCCGTTCAGACTTACAATGTCTTTTACTGCGGAAAAAAGATGCATTTTGTTTTTTTCTTCAAACTTTTGCTTTAAGAACAAAAGCTGAAGTTTTTCAATAGCCTTGTGTCCTGCAAGCTCCGGGTCAAAACCAGTTTCAAACGAGCAGTTACTGCAAAGTTGAAATTCCTCAAAATCAGAAAAAAATGAAGAGGCCTCTATTTTAAGCGCATTTATTACACTACAAAACCAAGGCACAGCTCTTCCCTCTGAATAAAAAGTTTTGCAGGCAAACGCCATTCCCC contains the following coding sequences:
- a CDS encoding insulinase family protein produces the protein MKKDDVYKGFEVLDVFKIPYYDSEGIFLRHKKSGLEVFHILNNDEENLFAFAFRTPCKDSTGVAHIIEHSVLCGSKKFPIKDPFLQLRNQSINTYLNAYTAKDRTVFPASSLIKTDYFNLMSVYADAVFFPILNVETFLQEGWRIETDQNGNSVIQGVVFNEMKGNYSSFNSVATDAVLNASVLGTGYEKDSGGDPLEIPTLSYERFREFHKKYYCAANCLVFLYGNIPTEDQLDFLDENVIKSIKSPGEKYSFASENSCVKMKKRIDAFGPAENSKNTTALVWKIGDSAENENLFSLPMEISFLSELLLGNDSAPVIKLLLNKFKGCDIAPQTGCSISSRFFSIAIGVNGLKPEQAQEFQDCIGDAMKSIVKNGIKEEDIERSFMSFDFSIREVKRSPSHGPYSLVLLKRVLRSWTYGANPKDALAFIESFEQIKKKIKDEPEYLKNLIRKFFVENKNKTLVTVSPSEKWSLDRAEKEKKLASCLYKKIGKRNVFLSLEKLHAFQAGSENENLIPAVNIEELENPAEKIETRKTLCEKIPFYVNQEACNGIVYASVSFPVDRLDPADYKFLPLLSSCISGLGTKKRSWEETISYSDRIMGDFGAYIRSAKVPEYSKKLAEENPLIIGREWLVIHFKFIEEKSAQAFDFASEIISSIDFLDKPRLKTIVNGLCSSLNASVVPGGHYFAMLRSCRLLNRSCAVQEIKDGLTSVFAINEIKKMKLSEISEKLESIYKKIISSGSLFHVTAGISGIAAAKKGFAFLVKNLCLEFPKPKKKVSDKEFFKQTEIAGKIYCEKNPCVDEVFVVPGNIGFASAAVKSSGEKEKEIMADTVFSHLLETSDLWKQIRTSGGAYGVFLSVQSSSGTTCFATYRDPKPFDSLGYFEEKLPLLEKDEFSFDDIKKAIAGVYSDEIEPYTPAMRGGTGLMRCLYGISLSLDKIRIKNLLSLKKSDIEKSVCCYKNAVFCGKKVAICGKDMISDKIKKISGKIIKISL
- a CDS encoding flagellar motor switch protein FliG translates to MNLEDYRLNAYSAGAGQNKKLVHKPVFENVNSAIDRIEKQNKENAERQNIEQAKIAAKTGTWFEKKKSATSDDVKNAAKNLTSGGLVKIPASSTEKDSIYRRVAKFLVIVGIDEAAKILPHLTEEQTEKIIPEIASIQKITPEESASILEEFESLVEKAREEGGLETARNILTKAYGSEKAEDMLKKSVKYPDGKPFDYLSDANAERIKVLIDGESDAVKSLVLSQIEPKKAAKVINLMDVDDKKKIVLRLAKMKPVAPEVLAEIDRSLHEKLLTQNTENSQNMDGRGVLAQILKRMNPSVENSIINTLSEQDPELGEDLRKRLFTEEDVIGSDDRFIQNYLHDMEDRDIAVLIYGKNDAFREKILSNVSKNRRRVILDEESMIHHLTKSDSEKMTSSFYSVLRRAWENGDLRVSGRDEGEVYV
- a CDS encoding Do family serine endopeptidase; the encoded protein is MKNLVKKIAYIAGAAVMAAGIFSLSCKVNKGSANVAFAETPAAQIPQDSLAVTQALQDSFRSITSQVLPAVVEVDVKETTKVKTFSPFKDLPFFFGIPRDEEEGDGTKELEQSALGSGVIVRRTGNTVYVLTNNHVVGNATSIKIKLNDEREFEGKLVGKDERMDIALVSFESSDKSIAIAKLGDSNTIHQGDIVLALGSPLGYFASVTQGIVSATGRSGGQIGSISDFIQTDAAINQGNSGGPLVNIQGEVIGINTWIASNSGGSQGLGFSIPINNIKESINQFIDKGKITYGWVGISLVEITDEYKEQLGIDKKQQGALASQVFLDGPAYKGGILPGDFIIGLNGHDIKSVDQLIREIGGIPAGKTTTVKVLRGKTTKEIFVKIDERNEEVTANDTKLWPGFVASPLTPDLRKRLNIEKEKVEGVVVARVFEKSPAAALRLQEGDIICAVNDKKVSNLEEFYAALDTNSKKEIWYDVYSNGHVVTTARYKIGK
- a CDS encoding manganese efflux pump MntP, which gives rise to MSVLELFILAVGLSMDAFAVSICKGLAAAKKVSIKEMCIAGVWFGGFQALMPFLGWILGSRFKYYIENFDHWIAFLLLVAIGANMLREAFSDECEKVDNSFALKTMFVMAVATSIDALAVGITFGLLLDSWKEIILASLFICSITFCFSAAGVKIGSVFGNKYEKKAEIAGGIILILIGIKILLNHLGIL